The genomic window TGGACGCGCCGCGCGTTTTGATCAAAAGACACACGAGCGCAAAGTGATTGCGCCGACACGCGCGGCAGACAAACCGCTGCTGCGCTTCAACTGGGTTGCGCCGCTGCGCCTGTCGCCGCACGATCCAAAGGTGGTCTACGTTGGCGCGCAGGTGCTGTTTCGTTCGACCGATCGCGGCGACACCTGGCAAGAGATCAGCCCCGATTTGACGACGAACGATGCGCACAAAATCAGTCCGCCGAGCGCCGCAATTCAACATTGCACGATCACGACAATTGCCGAATCGCCCAAGCAAGCTGGTGTGATTTGGGTCGGCACGGATGACGGCAAAGTCCAGGTCACGAAAGACGCGGGCGCAAACTGGTTCGACGCGACGAACACCATCGCACAAGTCGGCGGCCCGGAGGACGCATGGACGAATCGTGTCTTTGCCTCGCACTTTCAAGCCGGCACGGCTTACGTTGCCAAATCGCGCCATCGGCAAGATGACTTTCGCCCGTTTCTCTACAAAACGACTGACTTCGGTATGACGTGGATAGCCATTCACAACAACTTGCCGCAGCGTCCGATCAATGTGCTTTGGGAAGATAATGTGAACGCTGATCTGCTCTTCGTCGGCAACGATATGGGCGTGTATGTTTCGCTCGACGGCGGTAAAGTGTGGTCGGCTTTGAAAGGCAATCTGCCGCTCGTCGCCGTCCACGATTTGATCGTGCATCCGCGCGAGGGCGATCTCGTGGTCGGCACGTATGGGCGCGGCATCTGGGTGACGGACATCACGCCGTTGCGCGCAATGCAGAAAGCCTTGCAAGCCGAGGCGTACCTGTTTGCGATTGAGCCGAAAGCCCGCCGCCGCGAAGGTGCGCTTGGCAATTATCGTTTGTATGGCGACCGTTTGGCCCTCACGCCCAACGAGCCGAACGGCTTGACGTTTGTGTATTTCCTGAAAGAAGCCGCGCCAGAGAAAGTCACTTTGACCGTCACCGATGCCGGCGGCAAAACGCTGCGCACCTTGGACGGCGCAACAAAAGCTGGGTTGAATCGCGTCGTGCTGCCGCTGGTTGACTTTGGTCAGCAGTTCGGTGGCGGTGGTCGGCCCGCTGCGGCACCGCTCGCGCCGGGTGATTTCACGGTGACGTTGCAAACCGGCGGCAAGCAGTTCACACAAACGGCGCGGGTGCTGGCGACTCCGTAAAACGTCATGACTCAAACGGGCCTCTGTATTCTGTTCTTGCTGATCTGCGGCGCAACACCGTTGCTCGGGCAAACGCGGGCGAAGTTGCTTGATCCGGCCAAGCTGACCCAGCGCGCGCCCGCACGATTCAACGTGCGGATGGAAACCAGCAAAGGCCTCATCGTGATGGAAGTCCAACGCGCGTGGTCGCCGCATGGTGCAGATCGCTTTTACAACCTGGTGCGCGCGGGCTATTACAATCAAGTGCGCTTTCATCGCGTCATTGCGGGCAAATGGGCGCAGTTCGGCATCAATGGCGATCCGAAAATTGCACGAGCCTGGCGCACACAAACAATCCCTGATGATCTGCCCGCCGGCGTCTCGAACCAGCGCGGCACCGTCGCCTTCGCCTTTGCTGTGGCGAATGGTCGCACCACGCAGGTGTTCTTCAATCTGCGCGACAATTCGGCGACGCACGATAAAGAGCCATTCGTGCCGTTCGGCAAAATTATCCAAGGCTTGGAAGTCGCCGACGCGTTGAATGCCGAATACGGCGAAACGTCGGGCGGGGGCATCCGTGCGGGCAAGCAAACGCCGTTGTTTGAAGGCGGCAACGACTGGCTGAAACAAAACTTTCCGCGTCTGGATTACATCCTGCGCGCCACCATCGTGAAGACCAAATAAACGCTTATGAAACTTCTACTCCAATCAGTTTGTCTCGTGCTGACGTTGTTCGCCGCGCCAACGCTCGCGCAAACACGCGGCATCACCCCCGAAGATTATTTCGCGTTTGAATCCTTGAGCGACCCGCACCTTTCGCCTGATGGCAAGTTGGTCGCCTATGTCGTAACCAAGGTGGAGCGCGGGCAGAACCGGCGCAACTCTGCGATTTGGATGGTTGCCGCAGATGGTTCCCGCGCGCCGTGGCCATTCACCACCAGTCCGCAATCGGCTTCGTCGCCGCGTTGGTCGCCGGATGGCCGCGCGCTCGCGTTCATTTCATCACGCCCAAGCGCGGACGCGAACGCGCAGGAGCAACCGCGTCCGCAGGTGTATGCGCTGTCGCTCGATGGCGGCGAAGCGCGGCGCGTGACAAATCTCAAGAACGGCGTCAGCGTGTTTCAATGGTCGCCGGAGGGGTCGCGCCTGGTTGTCGTCAGCCGTAGCGGCCCCAGCGACAATCGGCCTGAAAGCAAAGACCGCAGCGATGTGCGGCATTACAAAAACACGTCGTACAAGTTCAATGACTCCGGCTGGTTCGACGACCGGCGCACACACCTGTGGGTCATTGATGTCAAAAGCGGCGTGGCCAAACAAATCACCGAAGGCGACGACTGGAACGATGCCGATCCGCAATGGTCGCCCGACGGGACGCGGCTCGCCTTCGTTTCGAACCGCACTGGCAAAGAGTATGAGCAGAATCGCAACAGCGATGTTTGGGTCATCTCTGCTGAAGGCGGCGCGCTCACCAAAATTTCCGACCACGCCGAAGCCGACAACAGCCCGCGCTGGTCGCCCGATGGCAAGACCATCGCTTTCACCGGCACGACGCGCGAGCGCGAGCATCCCAAAATCTGGCTCGCTCCGGCAACGGGCGGCGCGGCTTCTACACTCGCAGCCAACGGGCTTGATCTGATTCCCACCGGCCTGGAATGGTCGCCAATGACTGGCGATGGACGCGCGCTGTTTTTTGAGACGGGCGTGAAAGGCGAATATCACTTGTTCCGCGTTGATCTGGCGACGAAAGCCATTGCCCAGGTCACGACAGGCGCGCGGGCCGTGCGCGCCGTGGATTTCAGCAAAGGCGCGCTGGCTTACACCGTGAATGATTTCAAGCACCTCGATGATCTGTTCATCAGCGATCTCAACGGCAAAAACGAACGCCAGCTCACGCATCTGAATCAAGCTTTGTGGCAGCAGTTGCAATTGGCCGATGTCGAACGCTTCAGCTACAAGAGCGCCGACAACTGGGACGTAGACGGCTTCATCGTCAAGCCGATCAATTATCAGGAAGGTGAAAAATATCCGCTCATTCTCAACGTTCATGGCGGCCCGGCGGGGCAATACGGCGTGGATTGGTTTCATGAGTTTCAGGTCTACGCGGCCAAAGGCTACGGCGTGCTGTACACAAACCCGCGCGGCTCGACGGGCTACGGCGAAAAGTTCGAGCGCGGCATCTTTGGCGAATGGGGCGGCAAGGATTATCAGGACGTGATGAACGGCTTGGACGCGGCGCTCAAACGTTATGCGTGGATTGATGCCGACAAGCTGGGCGTGACCGGCGGCAGCTATGGCGGCTTTATGACGAACTGGATTGTCGGCCACACCGACCGCTTCAAAGCGGCAGTGACGTTGCGCAGCGTCGTCAACTTCGTCTCTGACGAGGGCACGCGCGACGGCGCGTATGGGCACAAGGACGATTTCGGCGGCGACCTGTTTGAGAAGTTCGATCTGTACTGGGAGCGCTCGCCGTTGAAATACGCGAAGAACGTCAAAACGCCGACGTTGATTTTGCATTCGGACAACGATTTCCGCGTGCCGTTGGAACAAGGCGAGCAATGGTTCCGCGCGTTGAAGCATTACGGCGTGACGACCGAGATCGTGATGTTCCCGCGCGAGAATCACAACCTGACGCGCACGGGCGAGCCGAAGCATCTGGTCGAAAGCCTGAATTGGCAGCTATACTGGTTTGCGCGTTTCATTGACGGCAATGCGGCAGCGCTTCCACCCGACCTGAAATAACGCATCCGCCTACGGCTACGGAGCGGTTGCGGATGAGCGAAAAACAAAAGCAAAAAAACATCAGTAGCTAAGCGAATGAGCAAAAGTTTTTGGAGCAAAGAGCCGGCAAGGGACTGTGAGCAGAGGAAGAAGAAGCCAAGTTGAGCCGCCTCATTCCCTTGCCCCCACTCCTTTGTCTCCATTCCTTTGTCCGTCGCGTTTTTCAAAAGTTTTTTGGCGCTTCACTTAGTCAAGCTGGACGGCCGTAGTTCGGATGGCAACACGCATCCGGCATTGACCACCCTCGCCGCAGGCTCACGTTGCCTGCGGCGCCACCCCAATAAGGAGTTTCACCATGAAAAACCGATTTAGGTCACTCGCGTTAGCGGCGCTCATGCTGAGCCTGCTGGCGATCAGCGCGTTCGCGCAAGTCACAGGCCGCATCAACG from Acidobacteriota bacterium includes these protein-coding regions:
- a CDS encoding S9 family peptidase; this translates as MKLLLQSVCLVLTLFAAPTLAQTRGITPEDYFAFESLSDPHLSPDGKLVAYVVTKVERGQNRRNSAIWMVAADGSRAPWPFTTSPQSASSPRWSPDGRALAFISSRPSADANAQEQPRPQVYALSLDGGEARRVTNLKNGVSVFQWSPEGSRLVVVSRSGPSDNRPESKDRSDVRHYKNTSYKFNDSGWFDDRRTHLWVIDVKSGVAKQITEGDDWNDADPQWSPDGTRLAFVSNRTGKEYEQNRNSDVWVISAEGGALTKISDHAEADNSPRWSPDGKTIAFTGTTREREHPKIWLAPATGGAASTLAANGLDLIPTGLEWSPMTGDGRALFFETGVKGEYHLFRVDLATKAIAQVTTGARAVRAVDFSKGALAYTVNDFKHLDDLFISDLNGKNERQLTHLNQALWQQLQLADVERFSYKSADNWDVDGFIVKPINYQEGEKYPLILNVHGGPAGQYGVDWFHEFQVYAAKGYGVLYTNPRGSTGYGEKFERGIFGEWGGKDYQDVMNGLDAALKRYAWIDADKLGVTGGSYGGFMTNWIVGHTDRFKAAVTLRSVVNFVSDEGTRDGAYGHKDDFGGDLFEKFDLYWERSPLKYAKNVKTPTLILHSDNDFRVPLEQGEQWFRALKHYGVTTEIVMFPRENHNLTRTGEPKHLVESLNWQLYWFARFIDGNAAALPPDLK
- a CDS encoding peptidylprolyl isomerase, with product MTQTGLCILFLLICGATPLLGQTRAKLLDPAKLTQRAPARFNVRMETSKGLIVMEVQRAWSPHGADRFYNLVRAGYYNQVRFHRVIAGKWAQFGINGDPKIARAWRTQTIPDDLPAGVSNQRGTVAFAFAVANGRTTQVFFNLRDNSATHDKEPFVPFGKIIQGLEVADALNAEYGETSGGGIRAGKQTPLFEGGNDWLKQNFPRLDYILRATIVKTK